The following proteins come from a genomic window of Rhodobium gokarnense:
- a CDS encoding DUF1131 family protein yields MVRVRGRFILSLSFALGLAACSGATPPEGIGPIGGDVPDNAFSETNPYTGAGYDTPLPTPIMQFTATTAGPLGTDPAYSSRELQAKLPGFETATAETARENGVANTLVALHDGQQVLQLFKGSGGKVSEIHAASGVVAGPAGEQVGMTFRQAGMSRSSCRVGRNLWRGMAVCPSKGAKNVTLVFALPGYRGPFDRMPPEGKIGDAVLQRFVWTPTS; encoded by the coding sequence ATGGTTCGCGTCCGCGGCCGGTTCATCCTTTCCCTTTCCTTCGCCCTCGGCCTTGCCGCCTGCAGCGGCGCCACCCCGCCGGAAGGCATCGGCCCGATCGGCGGCGACGTTCCGGACAACGCCTTTTCGGAAACCAACCCCTATACCGGCGCCGGCTACGACACGCCGCTGCCGACGCCGATCATGCAGTTCACGGCAACGACCGCCGGCCCGCTCGGCACCGATCCCGCCTATTCGAGCCGGGAACTGCAGGCAAAACTGCCCGGCTTCGAGACCGCGACCGCAGAGACCGCGCGCGAGAACGGCGTCGCCAACACGCTCGTTGCGCTCCATGACGGCCAGCAGGTGCTGCAGCTCTTCAAGGGCTCGGGCGGCAAGGTCTCCGAAATCCATGCCGCCAGCGGCGTCGTTGCCGGGCCCGCGGGCGAACAGGTCGGCATGACCTTCCGCCAGGCCGGCATGAGCCGGTCGAGCTGCCGGGTCGGCCGCAACCTCTGGCGCGGCATGGCGGTGTGCCCGTCGAAGGGCGCAAAGAACGTCACCCTCGTCTTTGCCCTTCCCGGCTATCGCGGCCCGTTCGACCGCATGCCGCCGGAGGGCAAGATCGGCGATGCCGTCCTGCAGCGCTTCGTGTGGACCCCGACCAGCTAG
- a CDS encoding methyl-accepting chemotaxis protein: MLKLLKQRIPDTPAPEAADEMEAAEAVAALAETDAVNEMRKALSEIARDLGALGLTIADATGVVEDSSSSAHQLADTFDELSAASSEVRATNESISQSCGETVSATATAGEAVRGSRQTLETALSRIEGLIGAVGNINEQLQGLQSALGSVREVADAIDAIARQTNLLALNATIEAARAGEAGKGFAVVASEVKALAGETSSATEQIASTLSELDSEADKLVLLGNQAIEYTGEVNESAGSLDASMAEIERSIEEIEVSSRAIEESVAGNEERLSHFGERIDAMHAALDANVSQLGTCAGEMFGALYSTDKMVGLAATSGIETGDTKFVKIILEMADEVTRRFEEAIVGGQIREAELFDYSYEPIPGTDPQQVMAKFTPLTDRLLPDLQEAILERDKNIVFCAAIDINGYLPTHNKKFSKPQGDDPVWNAANCRNRRIFNDRVGLAAGQNTKKFLLQTYRRDMGGGKFVLMKDISAPVHIAGRHWGGVRMGYKA, translated from the coding sequence ATGCTGAAGCTGCTGAAACAGCGGATCCCCGACACCCCTGCGCCCGAGGCGGCCGACGAGATGGAGGCCGCCGAGGCGGTTGCCGCGCTGGCCGAGACCGATGCGGTCAACGAGATGCGCAAGGCGCTGTCGGAGATCGCCCGGGACCTCGGCGCGCTCGGCCTTACCATTGCCGATGCCACCGGCGTCGTGGAAGACAGCAGCTCATCGGCGCACCAGCTCGCCGACACCTTCGACGAGCTTTCGGCCGCCTCCAGCGAGGTGCGCGCCACCAACGAATCCATCTCGCAGTCCTGCGGCGAAACGGTCTCGGCGACGGCAACCGCCGGCGAGGCCGTCCGCGGCTCGCGCCAGACGCTTGAGACGGCGCTGTCGCGGATCGAGGGCCTGATCGGCGCCGTCGGCAACATCAACGAACAGCTCCAGGGCCTGCAGTCGGCGCTCGGCAGCGTGCGCGAGGTGGCCGACGCCATCGACGCCATCGCCCGCCAGACCAACCTCCTTGCCCTCAACGCCACCATCGAGGCCGCGCGCGCCGGAGAGGCCGGCAAGGGCTTTGCCGTCGTCGCCTCGGAGGTCAAGGCGCTCGCCGGTGAGACCAGTTCGGCGACCGAGCAGATCGCCTCGACCCTTTCGGAACTCGACAGCGAGGCCGACAAGCTCGTGCTGCTCGGCAACCAGGCGATCGAATATACCGGCGAGGTCAATGAGAGCGCAGGGTCGCTCGACGCCTCCATGGCCGAGATCGAGCGGTCCATCGAGGAGATCGAGGTCTCGTCGCGGGCGATCGAGGAAAGCGTTGCCGGCAACGAGGAGCGGCTCTCCCATTTCGGCGAGCGGATCGATGCCATGCATGCCGCGCTCGATGCCAATGTCTCGCAGCTCGGCACCTGCGCCGGCGAGATGTTCGGCGCGCTCTATTCCACCGACAAGATGGTCGGCCTCGCCGCCACCAGCGGCATCGAGACCGGCGACACCAAGTTCGTGAAGATCATCCTGGAGATGGCCGACGAGGTCACCCGCCGCTTCGAGGAGGCGATCGTGGGCGGCCAGATCCGCGAGGCCGAGCTCTTCGACTATTCCTACGAGCCGATCCCGGGCACCGACCCTCAGCAGGTGATGGCGAAGTTCACCCCCCTCACCGACCGGCTCCTGCCGGACCTGCAGGAAGCCATCCTGGAGCGGGACAAGAACATCGTCTTTTGCGCCGCCATCGACATCAACGGCTACCTGCCGACCCACAACAAGAAGTTCTCAAAGCCCCAGGGCGACGACCCCGTCTGGAACGCCGCCAACTGCCGCAACCGCCGCATCTTCAACGACCGGGTGGGCCTTGCCGCCGGCCAGAACACCAAGAAATTCCTCCTCCAGACCTACCGCCGCGACATGGGCGGCGGCAAGTTCGTGCTGATGAAGGATATCTCCGCGCCGGTGCACATCGCCGGCCGGCACTGGGGCGGCGTGCGGATGGGGTATAAGGCTTAA
- the scpA gene encoding methylmalonyl-CoA mutase: MSRIPDFSAVPFSFAAAPAGAGPDPWQTPEEIPVKPVYGPDDVADISFADTWPGLPPFLRGPYPTMYVQRPWTIRQYAGFSTAEDSNAFYRRNLAAGQKGLSVAFDLATHRGYDSDHPRVAGDVGMAGVAIDSIYDMRTLFSGIPLDHMSVSMTMNGAVLPVMALYIVAAEEQGVAPEKLSGTIQNDILKEFMVRNTYIYPPLPSMRIISDIFAYTSQNMPKYNSISISGYHMQEAGATADLELAYTLADGIEYARAGVAAGLDIDKFAPRLSFFWAIGMNFFMEVAKMRAARLLWAKLMREAFDPKDPRSLSLRTHSQTSGWSLTAQDVYNNAVRTAVEAMAATQGHTQSLHTNSLDEALALPTDFSARIARNTQLFLAQETGNNRVIDPWGGSYYVERLTHDLAMRALAHINEVEELGGMAKAIEKGLPKLRIEEAAAKTQARIDSGNQIVVGVNRYKPDTEDEIEVLKVDNSAVRGAQIEKLERLRAERDDKALAAALSDLTTAAERGDGNLLDLSVKAARAKATVGEITQALEKVYGRHTAEIKAISGVYKREVGTMSDAVNTVQKLVEAFEANDGRRPRILVAKMGQDGHDRGQKVIASAFADLGFDVDIGPLFATPEEAARQAVENDVHAVGVSSLAAGHLTLVPALRDALAEAGRPDILIVVGGVVPPQDYEALYAAGAAAIFPPGTVIAEAASDLIHKINVNLGYEKEAAE; the protein is encoded by the coding sequence ATGAGCCGAATTCCCGATTTTTCCGCTGTGCCGTTCTCCTTCGCCGCCGCGCCGGCCGGCGCCGGGCCCGATCCCTGGCAGACGCCGGAGGAAATCCCGGTCAAGCCAGTCTACGGCCCGGACGACGTCGCCGACATCTCGTTCGCCGATACCTGGCCGGGGCTGCCGCCGTTCCTGCGCGGGCCCTATCCGACCATGTATGTCCAGCGGCCCTGGACGATCCGGCAATATGCGGGCTTTTCGACGGCCGAGGACTCCAACGCCTTCTACCGGCGCAACCTTGCCGCCGGCCAGAAGGGCCTTTCGGTCGCCTTCGACCTTGCCACCCACCGCGGCTACGATTCCGACCACCCGCGGGTCGCCGGCGACGTCGGCATGGCGGGCGTCGCGATCGATTCCATCTACGACATGCGCACGCTGTTTTCCGGCATCCCGCTCGACCATATGAGCGTGTCGATGACCATGAACGGCGCTGTGCTGCCGGTGATGGCGCTCTATATCGTTGCCGCGGAAGAACAGGGCGTTGCGCCCGAAAAACTCTCCGGCACGATCCAGAACGACATCCTCAAGGAGTTCATGGTCCGCAACACCTATATCTACCCGCCGCTGCCCTCCATGCGGATCATCTCCGACATCTTCGCTTACACCTCCCAGAACATGCCGAAGTACAATTCGATCTCGATCTCCGGCTACCACATGCAGGAGGCGGGAGCGACGGCGGATCTGGAGCTTGCCTATACGCTCGCCGACGGCATCGAATACGCCCGGGCCGGCGTCGCCGCCGGGCTCGACATCGACAAGTTCGCGCCGCGGCTCTCCTTCTTCTGGGCGATCGGCATGAACTTCTTCATGGAAGTCGCCAAGATGCGCGCCGCCCGCCTGCTGTGGGCCAAGCTCATGCGCGAGGCGTTCGACCCGAAGGACCCGCGCTCGCTGTCGCTCAGGACCCACTCCCAGACCTCCGGCTGGTCGCTGACTGCCCAGGACGTCTACAACAACGCCGTGCGCACGGCCGTTGAGGCGATGGCGGCGACCCAAGGGCATACGCAGTCGCTGCACACCAACTCGCTCGACGAGGCGCTGGCCCTGCCGACGGACTTTTCCGCCCGCATCGCCCGCAACACCCAGCTCTTCCTTGCCCAGGAGACCGGCAACAACCGGGTCATCGACCCCTGGGGCGGCTCCTACTATGTGGAGCGGCTGACCCACGACCTCGCCATGCGCGCGCTCGCCCACATCAACGAGGTGGAAGAGCTCGGCGGCATGGCGAAGGCCATCGAGAAGGGCCTGCCGAAGCTGCGCATCGAGGAGGCCGCGGCCAAGACCCAGGCGCGGATCGACTCCGGCAACCAGATCGTCGTCGGCGTCAACCGCTACAAGCCCGACACCGAGGACGAGATCGAGGTCCTGAAGGTCGACAATTCCGCCGTGCGCGGAGCGCAGATCGAGAAGCTTGAGCGGCTGCGCGCGGAACGCGACGACAAGGCGCTCGCAGCAGCCCTCTCGGACCTGACAACGGCGGCGGAGCGCGGCGACGGCAACCTCCTCGACCTTTCGGTCAAGGCGGCGCGGGCCAAGGCCACCGTCGGCGAGATCACCCAGGCGCTTGAGAAGGTCTACGGCCGCCACACGGCGGAGATCAAGGCGATCTCGGGCGTCTACAAGCGGGAAGTCGGAACCATGTCGGACGCAGTCAACACGGTGCAGAAGCTGGTCGAGGCGTTCGAGGCCAATGACGGCCGCCGGCCGCGCATCCTCGTTGCCAAGATGGGCCAGGACGGCCACGACCGCGGCCAGAAGGTGATCGCCTCGGCGTTCGCCGACCTCGGCTTCGACGTCGATATCGGCCCGCTGTTCGCAACGCCGGAAGAGGCGGCGCGCCAGGCGGTGGAGAACGACGTCCACGCGGTCGGCGTCTCCTCGCTCGCCGCCGGCCACCTGACCCTCGTCCCGGCGCTGCGCGATGCCCTTGCCGAGGCCGGCCGGCCCGACATCCTCATCGTCGTCGGCGGCGTTGTGCCGCCGCAGGACTACGAGGCGCTCTACGCCGCCGGGGCGGCGGCCATCTTCCCGCCGGGCACGGTGATCGCGGAGGCCGCCAGCGACCTCATCCACAAGATCAACGTCAATCTCGGCTACGAGAAGGAAGCGGCCGAGTAG
- a CDS encoding GFA family protein gives MSEDRTPVLTGGCQCGAVRYALYAPPEDVHICHCRMCQKAVGGPFAPLAPVRKGDFQWTRGSPGAFRSSTIAERHFCRDCGTPLTFHYVNSDWIDVTIGSLDAPEEAPPANQYGIEGRLSWFAGLHALPGEETSLPAAQKRRIASFQHPDHDTPPDWRPPQTATEMP, from the coding sequence ATGAGCGAGGACAGGACCCCGGTGCTGACCGGCGGCTGCCAGTGCGGCGCGGTCCGCTATGCGCTCTACGCGCCGCCCGAGGACGTGCATATCTGCCATTGCCGGATGTGCCAGAAGGCGGTCGGCGGGCCGTTCGCACCGCTGGCGCCTGTCCGAAAGGGCGACTTCCAGTGGACCCGCGGCTCGCCCGGCGCGTTCCGCTCCTCGACCATCGCGGAGCGCCATTTCTGCCGCGACTGCGGCACGCCGCTGACCTTCCACTACGTCAACAGCGACTGGATCGACGTCACCATCGGCAGCCTCGACGCACCTGAAGAGGCGCCGCCTGCAAACCAGTACGGCATCGAGGGCCGGCTTTCCTGGTTCGCCGGCCTTCACGCCCTGCCCGGCGAGGAGACGTCCCTTCCGGCCGCCCAGAAGCGCCGGATCGCCTCGTTCCAGCACCCCGACCACGACACCCCACCGGACTGGAGACCGCCGCAAACGGCGACAGAAATGCCATGA
- a CDS encoding glycerophosphodiester phosphodiesterase family protein — protein MTTTWKTLLMTAAAATFASAAIAQPVELGPRPFFLIDQMTDGALKDKLAACADKEMAPSAFSIGHRGAAMMFPEHTRESYIAAARMGAGIVECDVTFTKDKELVCRHAQNDLHTTTNILGTDLAANCTKAFSPAEGETEASAECRTSDITLAEFKSLKGKMDAADKTATTVDAYMDGTANWRTDLYAESAGTVMTHAESIALFKELGVKFTPELKSPAVEMPFDGFSQEDYAQKMIDEYKAAGVDPSDVFAQSFNLDDVLYWIKAEPEFGKQAVYLVEWGDGFDEQDSKTWKEDFKALKAEGVNYLAPSMNMLVTADGDKIAASAYAKAAKDAGLKIITWTLERSGPLKTGGGWYYTPINDITKSDGRIYELLNVLSEDVGIEGIFSDWPATVTYYANCMGK, from the coding sequence ATGACCACGACCTGGAAGACCCTCCTGATGACCGCCGCCGCGGCGACATTTGCGTCCGCTGCGATTGCCCAGCCGGTCGAACTCGGCCCGCGCCCCTTTTTCCTCATCGATCAGATGACGGACGGCGCGCTGAAGGACAAGCTCGCCGCCTGCGCCGACAAGGAGATGGCCCCGAGCGCCTTTTCCATCGGCCACCGCGGCGCGGCGATGATGTTCCCGGAGCACACCCGCGAGTCCTACATCGCGGCGGCCCGCATGGGCGCCGGCATCGTCGAATGCGACGTGACCTTTACGAAGGACAAGGAGCTCGTCTGCCGCCACGCCCAGAACGACCTGCACACCACCACCAACATCCTCGGCACAGACCTTGCCGCCAACTGCACCAAGGCGTTTTCGCCGGCCGAGGGCGAGACCGAGGCGAGCGCCGAATGCCGCACCAGCGACATCACGCTCGCCGAGTTCAAGAGCCTGAAGGGCAAGATGGACGCCGCCGACAAGACCGCGACAACGGTGGACGCCTATATGGACGGCACCGCCAACTGGCGCACCGACCTTTATGCGGAATCCGCCGGCACCGTCATGACCCACGCGGAATCGATCGCGCTCTTCAAGGAACTCGGCGTCAAGTTCACCCCGGAGCTGAAGTCGCCCGCCGTCGAGATGCCGTTTGACGGCTTTTCCCAGGAAGACTACGCCCAGAAGATGATCGACGAGTACAAGGCGGCCGGCGTCGACCCGTCCGACGTCTTTGCCCAGTCCTTCAACCTCGACGACGTCCTCTACTGGATCAAGGCCGAGCCGGAGTTCGGCAAGCAGGCCGTCTATCTGGTCGAATGGGGCGACGGCTTCGACGAGCAGGATTCCAAGACCTGGAAGGAAGACTTCAAGGCTCTGAAGGCTGAGGGCGTCAACTACCTCGCCCCGTCCATGAACATGCTGGTCACCGCCGACGGCGACAAAATCGCCGCCTCCGCCTACGCCAAGGCGGCCAAGGACGCCGGCCTCAAGATCATCACCTGGACCCTTGAGCGCTCCGGCCCCCTGAAGACCGGCGGCGGCTGGTACTACACCCCGATCAACGACATCACCAAGTCCGACGGCCGCATCTACGAGCTGCTCAACGTCCTTTCTGAGGACGTCGGCATCGAAGGCATCTTCTCCGACTGGCCGGCGACGGTGACGTACTACGCCAATTGCATGGGGAAGTAG
- a CDS encoding usg protein, whose protein sequence is MGQTDLERQLKGYGLTTAHILYRMPDYPALLQSYVWQDYDLAPDFPEMHGFLEFWRTSLEGALHSVRYAHKRLIAPGSWHCVDGQIVLN, encoded by the coding sequence ATGGGCCAAACCGATCTGGAACGCCAGCTAAAGGGCTACGGGCTGACGACCGCCCACATCCTCTACCGGATGCCGGACTACCCGGCGCTGCTGCAGAGCTATGTCTGGCAGGACTACGACCTGGCGCCGGACTTTCCGGAGATGCACGGCTTCCTGGAGTTCTGGCGCACCAGCCTGGAAGGCGCGCTGCATTCGGTGCGCTATGCCCACAAGCGCCTGATCGCGCCGGGAAGCTGGCACTGCGTCGACGGCCAGATCGTGTTGAATTGA
- a CDS encoding DUF4332 domain-containing protein has product MSSYPILDIEGIGPKYAEKLKAVGIRTTGKLLDRAKDPKGRKQLAEDSGIDETLILKWANMADLMRIKGVAEEYSELLEAAGVDTVKELKHRNAANLTAKMAEVNATKKLVRLLPSEKNVTKWIEEAKTLDPMMTY; this is encoded by the coding sequence ATGTCGTCCTATCCAATTCTGGATATTGAGGGAATCGGTCCGAAATACGCTGAGAAGCTGAAGGCGGTGGGCATCCGCACCACCGGCAAGCTGCTCGATCGCGCCAAGGATCCGAAAGGCCGCAAGCAGCTCGCCGAGGACAGCGGCATCGACGAGACCCTGATCCTGAAATGGGCCAACATGGCCGACCTCATGCGCATCAAGGGCGTTGCGGAAGAATATTCCGAACTCCTGGAAGCGGCCGGCGTCGACACGGTGAAGGAACTGAAGCACCGCAACGCCGCCAACCTCACCGCCAAGATGGCCGAGGTGAATGCAACGAAGAAGCTCGTGCGCCTGCTGCCGAGCGAAAAGAACGTCACCAAATGGATCGAGGAAGCAAAGACCCTCGATCCGATGATGACGTACTGA
- a CDS encoding DUF2267 domain-containing protein: MDELIARIVAKVGIDEATARQAVAIILRFIEKDGDTEKVAPLINAIPGSREFLADQAPEEEQKSGLFGGLGNMLGGLGGAMGAMAALNQLTSAGLDIDQVKGTAHEIVDFAKEKTDPQQVDAAISSIPGLSQIAI; encoded by the coding sequence ATGGACGAGCTGATCGCTCGCATCGTCGCAAAAGTCGGCATCGACGAGGCAACGGCCCGCCAGGCCGTCGCCATCATCCTCAGATTCATCGAGAAAGACGGAGACACCGAAAAGGTGGCGCCGCTGATCAACGCCATTCCGGGCTCGCGGGAATTCCTTGCCGACCAGGCGCCGGAAGAGGAGCAGAAAAGCGGGCTTTTCGGGGGGCTCGGCAACATGCTCGGCGGCCTCGGCGGCGCCATGGGGGCGATGGCCGCGCTGAACCAGCTCACCAGCGCCGGGCTCGACATCGACCAGGTCAAGGGAACCGCCCACGAGATCGTCGACTTCGCCAAGGAAAAGACCGATCCGCAACAGGTCGACGCGGCGATCTCGTCGATCCCTGGCCTCAGCCAGATCGCGATTTAA
- a CDS encoding response regulator transcription factor yields MTLDDINHRVASIRDATDPATVFDALGDAVRALGGSRMFLTGLPMPGRTLEMLILYSDWPGLTEPAMPLPQVRPDDPALELALIAHWPFVIAPELACYEELKGSRFCQAESPEGAVIVVPFQSHNPYQGVLIVGGLDHRPGGPELGAVNDLAMAAFSRLLGMDEMMAERAGGLSPRERRVVELTAFGKTASEIAEMLQISHRTVHAHLQNASGKLDARNKTQTVVEAIRYGQISLAASLVKTPPRTGFQYS; encoded by the coding sequence ATGACACTGGACGATATCAACCATCGGGTGGCGTCCATCCGTGACGCGACCGATCCAGCCACCGTGTTCGATGCCTTGGGCGATGCGGTCCGCGCGCTTGGAGGATCGCGGATGTTCCTGACCGGGCTGCCGATGCCCGGGCGAACCCTGGAAATGCTGATCCTTTATTCCGATTGGCCCGGCCTTACCGAGCCGGCGATGCCGCTTCCCCAGGTGCGCCCGGACGACCCGGCACTGGAGCTGGCGCTGATCGCCCACTGGCCCTTCGTCATCGCCCCCGAGCTTGCCTGTTACGAGGAGCTGAAAGGGAGCCGCTTCTGTCAGGCGGAATCTCCCGAAGGTGCTGTAATCGTTGTTCCTTTCCAGTCCCATAATCCCTATCAGGGAGTCCTCATCGTGGGCGGTCTCGACCACCGTCCGGGCGGTCCGGAACTTGGCGCCGTGAACGACCTGGCGATGGCCGCCTTTAGCCGGCTTCTGGGCATGGACGAAATGATGGCGGAGCGGGCCGGCGGCCTGTCGCCGCGGGAACGGCGCGTGGTGGAGCTGACCGCCTTCGGCAAGACCGCCAGCGAGATCGCCGAGATGCTGCAGATCTCGCACCGCACGGTGCATGCCCACCTGCAGAATGCGTCCGGCAAGCTGGACGCCCGCAACAAGACCCAGACCGTGGTCGAGGCGATCCGCTACGGCCAGATTTCGCTCGCCGCGTCGCTGGTCAAGACGCCTCCGAGAACCGGCTTCCAGTACAGCTAG
- a CDS encoding methylmalonyl-CoA mutase subunit beta codes for MTSFAPDLFQPTADLSEEAWRAAVEKALKGASPDRLSSRTEDGIAIDPLYRRIADGTAQAARPAGARWKVMQRIDHPDAADANGLALADLAGGADALELVAAGSPNAYGYGLTALGADDLAAVFKDVYLHGIRLKLSPGPHGARLAPAMAEAAAKLGVAPGELDVDFGLDPVGALAVSGGLPEPWDALQTHTANTISRLREAGFAGPFLTADGRPYHNAGATEALELAAVIATGVAYLKMLEASGVDLADAAGEIGFTVAVDADQFLGIAKLRALRALWRSVTTACGLDAVPMRVHAETSWRMMTERDPWVNMLRSTVATFAAGVGGADSVTVLPFTATLGLADGFARRVARNTQNVLLDESNLYKVTDPGAGSGYVETLTAELATKAWALFQEIEAAGGIVAALTAGLPQKQVREANSLRQKAIESRKRPITGTSEFPNVSEKKVRVLAVPARPLPVSGEDSALKIEALKPMRLAEPFEALRDRGDAIEAKTGSRPKVFLANLGKIADFTTRSSWVKNVFEAGGFETTVNDGFDDPADIETAFKESGAAIACIASSDELYAELGPAAADALKFAGATRVCLAGKAKGMEDALTNAGIDSFVYAGSDIVQELEDAYRAFDAKGTAQ; via the coding sequence ATGACCTCATTCGCGCCCGACCTGTTCCAGCCGACCGCAGACCTCAGCGAGGAGGCATGGCGGGCCGCGGTCGAAAAGGCGCTGAAGGGCGCCTCGCCGGACCGGCTTTCCTCAAGGACCGAGGACGGCATCGCCATCGATCCGCTCTACCGGCGTATTGCCGACGGCACCGCACAGGCGGCCCGGCCGGCCGGCGCCCGCTGGAAGGTCATGCAGCGCATCGACCACCCCGATGCGGCCGACGCCAACGGCCTGGCGCTGGCCGATCTCGCCGGTGGCGCCGACGCCCTGGAACTGGTCGCGGCAGGAAGCCCCAACGCCTATGGCTACGGGCTCACCGCCCTTGGCGCCGACGACCTCGCCGCCGTCTTCAAGGACGTCTACCTGCACGGCATCCGCCTGAAGCTCTCGCCCGGCCCGCACGGCGCGCGGCTGGCCCCGGCGATGGCCGAGGCGGCGGCAAAGCTCGGTGTCGCACCGGGCGAACTCGACGTCGATTTCGGCCTCGATCCGGTCGGCGCCCTTGCCGTCAGCGGCGGCTTGCCGGAGCCGTGGGACGCCCTGCAGACCCATACGGCCAACACCATTTCCAGGCTGCGCGAGGCGGGCTTCGCGGGCCCGTTCCTTACTGCCGACGGGCGGCCCTATCACAACGCCGGCGCCACCGAGGCCCTTGAGCTTGCCGCGGTCATCGCCACCGGCGTTGCCTATCTGAAGATGCTGGAGGCCTCCGGCGTCGACCTTGCCGATGCCGCCGGCGAGATCGGCTTCACGGTTGCCGTCGACGCCGACCAGTTCCTCGGCATCGCCAAGCTGCGCGCCCTGAGGGCGCTCTGGCGGAGTGTGACGACGGCCTGCGGCCTCGATGCGGTGCCGATGCGGGTCCATGCCGAGACCTCCTGGCGGATGATGACGGAACGCGATCCCTGGGTGAACATGCTGCGCTCCACCGTTGCCACCTTTGCCGCCGGCGTCGGCGGCGCCGACAGCGTCACGGTGCTGCCCTTCACCGCGACCCTCGGCCTTGCCGACGGCTTTGCCCGCCGGGTGGCGCGCAACACCCAGAACGTGCTCCTCGACGAATCCAACCTCTACAAGGTGACGGACCCGGGCGCCGGCTCCGGCTATGTGGAGACGCTGACGGCCGAACTCGCGACGAAGGCCTGGGCGCTGTTCCAGGAGATCGAGGCGGCCGGCGGCATCGTCGCAGCGCTGACGGCCGGCCTGCCGCAGAAGCAGGTCCGGGAGGCGAATTCGCTGCGCCAAAAGGCGATCGAGAGCCGCAAGCGGCCGATCACCGGCACCAGCGAATTCCCCAACGTGTCGGAAAAGAAGGTCAGGGTGCTGGCGGTGCCGGCCCGGCCGCTGCCCGTCTCCGGCGAGGATTCCGCGCTGAAGATCGAGGCGCTGAAGCCGATGCGGCTGGCCGAACCGTTCGAGGCGCTGCGCGACCGCGGCGACGCCATCGAAGCAAAGACCGGGTCGCGGCCGAAGGTGTTCCTCGCCAATCTCGGCAAGATCGCCGACTTCACGACGCGCTCGAGCTGGGTGAAGAACGTCTTTGAGGCAGGCGGTTTTGAGACCACCGTCAATGACGGCTTCGACGACCCGGCCGATATCGAGACCGCGTTCAAGGAGAGCGGCGCGGCGATCGCCTGCATCGCCTCCTCCGACGAGCTCTATGCCGAACTCGGGCCCGCCGCGGCCGACGCGCTGAAGTTTGCCGGCGCCACGCGGGTCTGCCTTGCCGGCAAGGCGAAAGGCATGGAAGATGCGCTGACCAATGCCGGCATCGACAGCTTCGTCTATGCCGGCTCAGATATCGTTCAGGAGCTTGAGGACGCCTACCGGGCGTTCGATGCGAAAGGCACGGCGCAATGA